In one Nocardia tengchongensis genomic region, the following are encoded:
- a CDS encoding ABC transporter ATP-binding protein, whose amino-acid sequence MASEAPLASQDTELRRIVRLFHPYRGRLAVVAALVGLASLAGLASPFLLRGIIDDALPGGRTGLLTLLAAGMIAVAALNSVFGVLQTYISTGVGQHVMHDLRAAVYARLQSMPLAFFTATRTGEVQSRIANDIGGMQSTVTSTLTSLVSNFTSVIAAVIAMFALDWRLTLVSLAMLPLFVWISRRVGSERRRITGEKQRKLAGMSAIVEESLSVSGILLARTMGRSPALVEDFTRESRGLVDLEIRASMAGRWRQSTISIVMAAMPAVVYWAAGMTVASGHPLVSIGTLVAFTTLQSGLLRPSVMLLSTGVDIQSSLALFGRIFEYLDLRPDIEEPERPAALPARVTGAVRFDEVGFAYDADREVLSGIDIDVPAGSSLAIVGETGSGKTTLGYLVARLYDVTSGRVTVDGIDVRELSFADLSATVGVVSQETYLFHSSVADNLRFAKPDATETELHAAARAAQIHDHIMSLPDGYDTLVGERGYRFSGGEKQRLAVARAILRNPPIMVLDEATSALDTRTEREVQAAIDTLSANRTTITIAHRLSTIRDADQIVVLDRGRVVERGTHRELVERNGFYAELLARDTFEDVVGALES is encoded by the coding sequence ATGGCTTCGGAGGCACCTCTGGCTTCACAAGACACAGAACTTCGCCGGATCGTCCGGCTCTTCCACCCCTATCGGGGACGCCTGGCCGTGGTCGCGGCCCTGGTCGGACTGGCCTCGCTGGCCGGGCTGGCCTCCCCGTTCCTGCTGCGCGGCATCATCGACGACGCCCTGCCCGGCGGCCGCACCGGCCTGCTGACCCTGCTCGCGGCCGGCATGATCGCCGTGGCCGCGCTCAACAGCGTGTTCGGCGTACTCCAGACCTACATCTCGACCGGCGTCGGCCAGCACGTCATGCACGATCTGCGCGCCGCGGTCTACGCGCGGCTGCAATCCATGCCGCTGGCCTTCTTCACCGCCACCCGCACCGGCGAGGTGCAGTCGCGCATCGCCAACGACATCGGCGGCATGCAATCCACCGTCACCTCCACCCTGACCTCACTGGTCTCCAACTTCACCTCCGTCATCGCCGCGGTCATCGCCATGTTCGCGCTGGACTGGCGGCTCACCCTGGTGTCGCTGGCCATGCTGCCGCTGTTCGTGTGGATCAGCCGCCGGGTCGGCTCCGAGCGCCGGCGCATCACCGGCGAGAAGCAGCGCAAGCTGGCGGGCATGTCGGCCATCGTCGAGGAATCGCTGTCGGTGAGCGGAATCCTGTTGGCGCGCACCATGGGCCGCTCCCCCGCCCTGGTCGAGGACTTCACCCGGGAATCGCGCGGACTGGTCGATCTCGAGATCCGGGCCAGTATGGCCGGGCGGTGGCGGCAGTCCACCATCTCGATCGTCATGGCGGCCATGCCCGCGGTGGTCTACTGGGCGGCGGGTATGACCGTGGCCTCGGGCCATCCGCTGGTGTCGATCGGCACGCTGGTCGCGTTCACGACCCTGCAGAGCGGATTGCTGCGGCCCTCGGTGATGCTGCTGTCCACCGGCGTGGACATCCAGAGCTCGCTGGCGCTGTTCGGGCGGATCTTCGAATACCTGGATCTGCGACCGGATATCGAGGAGCCGGAGCGGCCGGCGGCGCTGCCGGCGCGGGTGACCGGCGCGGTGCGCTTCGACGAGGTCGGTTTCGCCTACGACGCGGATCGGGAGGTGCTCAGCGGCATCGACATCGATGTGCCCGCCGGGTCCAGCCTGGCCATCGTCGGCGAAACCGGTTCGGGCAAGACCACTCTCGGCTACCTGGTCGCGCGGCTCTATGACGTGACGTCCGGACGGGTCACCGTCGACGGCATCGACGTGCGGGAGCTGTCGTTCGCCGATCTGTCCGCGACCGTGGGCGTGGTGTCGCAGGAGACCTACCTGTTCCACTCCTCGGTCGCCGACAACCTGCGCTTCGCCAAACCCGATGCGACCGAAACGGAACTGCACGCCGCGGCGCGCGCCGCGCAGATCCACGACCACATCATGAGCCTGCCCGACGGCTACGACACCCTGGTCGGCGAGCGCGGCTACCGGTTCTCCGGCGGCGAGAAGCAGCGCCTGGCGGTGGCGCGGGCGATCCTGCGCAATCCGCCGATCATGGTGCTCGACGAGGCCACCAGCGCCCTGGACACCCGCACCGAACGGGAGGTGCAGGCCGCCATCGACACGCTGTCGGCGAATCGGACCACCATCACGATCGCGCACCGGTTGTCGACCATCCGCGACGCCGATCAGATCGTGGTGCTGGACCGGGGCCGCGTGGTGGAACGCGGCACACATCGGGAACTGGTCGAACGCAATGGCTTCTACGCCGAACTGCTGGCCCGCGACACCTTCGAGGACGTGGTGGGCGCGCTGGAATCCTGA
- a CDS encoding MarR family winged helix-turn-helix transcriptional regulator has translation MSSTPADQPRATGEPREDDLAELFLRATKRLHRTQSARLSPLGLTPAQARALRTIGRAAEHADEPLRMSALAEHLGIVPRSATTVVDALVAAGLVAREADPASRRATLVTPTAAGRDALNRMFEARRDAAEEMFAALTPEQRYTLRDLLATLTSGESVPR, from the coding sequence ATGTCGAGCACGCCCGCGGACCAGCCGCGCGCCACCGGGGAGCCCCGCGAGGACGACCTCGCCGAACTGTTCCTGCGCGCGACCAAACGCCTGCACCGCACCCAGTCCGCGCGGCTGTCCCCGCTGGGTCTCACCCCCGCCCAGGCCCGTGCGCTGCGCACCATCGGTCGTGCCGCCGAGCACGCCGACGAACCGCTGCGCATGTCCGCGCTCGCCGAGCATCTGGGCATCGTGCCGCGCTCGGCCACCACCGTGGTCGACGCGCTGGTCGCGGCGGGACTGGTTGCGCGCGAAGCGGATCCGGCCAGCCGTCGCGCCACCCTGGTGACCCCGACCGCGGCCGGCCGCGATGCGCTCAACCGCATGTTCGAGGCGCGCCGCGACGCCGCCGAGGAGATGTTCGCCGCGCTCACCCCGGAGCAGCGCTATACCCTGCGCGATTTGCTGGCGACACTGACCTCCGGCGAATCCGTGCCGCGCTGA
- a CDS encoding pentapeptide repeat-containing protein: protein MPRELADLPFARFLETQDALRDEGAYDCAHFDGLSLDDPQLRGVTFTECAISATTVTGGFFRYSRFNDVWLNSTRWIRTDLSETNWMDTEFVMAALSGVEAFGSVLRRVSFHNCKFDSVNLRGAMLTDVSFVDCVLRDVDISEAKLTSVSFPGSEVSGLSLRNAKLKKVDLREARSIGISSGVESLSGALVTNTQLLELAPVFAHAFGIVVKDL, encoded by the coding sequence ATGCCGCGTGAGCTGGCCGACCTGCCCTTCGCGCGTTTCCTGGAAACGCAGGACGCGTTGCGTGACGAGGGCGCCTACGACTGCGCCCATTTCGACGGCCTGTCCCTGGACGACCCGCAGTTGCGCGGCGTCACCTTCACCGAGTGCGCCATCTCGGCCACCACGGTGACCGGCGGGTTCTTCCGCTACTCGCGGTTCAACGACGTCTGGCTCAACAGCACCCGCTGGATCCGCACCGATCTGTCCGAAACCAATTGGATGGACACCGAATTCGTGATGGCCGCGCTGTCGGGGGTGGAGGCGTTCGGCTCGGTGCTGCGCCGGGTCAGCTTCCACAACTGCAAGTTCGATTCGGTCAATCTGCGCGGGGCCATGCTGACCGACGTCTCCTTCGTCGATTGCGTGCTGCGCGATGTCGACATCAGCGAGGCCAAGCTGACCTCGGTGAGCTTCCCCGGTTCGGAGGTCTCCGGGCTGTCGCTGCGCAACGCGAAGCTGAAGAAGGTGGATCTGCGCGAGGCCCGCTCGATCGGCATCTCCAGCGGTGTCGAGTCGCTCTCGGGTGCGCTGGTGACCAATACCCAGCTGCTCGAGCTGGCCCCGGTGTTCGCGCACGCGTTCGGGATCGTGGTCAAGGACCTCTAG
- a CDS encoding molybdopterin-dependent oxidoreductase: MTEWQPTACILCECNCGIQVLLGPDGRSFEKIRGDKLHPASAGYTCNKALQLDRYQNGRTGRLTSPLRRRADGSFEEIDWDTAISEISARMLEIGHHFGGESIFYYGGGGQGNHLGGAYAPATMAAYGMKYRSSALAQEKTGDFWVGARMTGYPMRADVEHAEVAFFIGKNPYQSHGFPRARTVLKEIAKDPARSMIVLDPVRTETAELADFHLQLRPGTDVYLLTAMAAILVRDDLLDDEWLAAHTTGLDAVLPVLRAVPIEKYCAIADVDPALVTAATHRLAAAESVAALEDLGVQMNRYSTVVSYVEKLVWLLTGNVGKPGTQYAFTGLSNLGHDRGHPAGEGPKSPVAGAQIVSGLVPCNVISEEILTDHPARYRAMFVESANPAHSLADSARMREALRALELVVVIDVAMTETARLADYVLPAPTQFEKYEATFFNFDFPRNIFHLRHPVLPAPEGVLPEPEIHARLVEAAGVLSEADYAPLRAALAQGREAFAMAFLGVLGDPARSKLAPVLLYRTLGETLPDGAASAALLWAAAYNMVRKFPDSVERAGHGTGLAAGERLFEAILEGKHGIVISEDDYAETWNRVRDKVIRLEVPELLEVVATLPEPTADDSAAWPFILSAGERRAFTANTIFRDPAWRKRDAAGTLRISVGDAERLGLSAGDLVQVTTRRGTARVPVEPTDRMRSGHLSLPNGFGLSVADADGTPVTTGTAPNELTSFEDRDEWVGTPWHKYVPARLDTVTT, translated from the coding sequence ATGACGGAGTGGCAGCCCACGGCGTGCATCCTGTGCGAGTGCAATTGCGGCATCCAGGTGCTGCTCGGGCCCGATGGCCGGTCCTTCGAGAAGATCCGCGGCGACAAGCTGCATCCGGCCTCGGCGGGCTACACCTGCAACAAGGCGCTGCAGCTGGACCGCTACCAGAACGGGCGCACCGGGCGGCTGACCTCGCCGCTGCGACGGCGCGCGGACGGCAGCTTCGAGGAAATCGACTGGGACACCGCGATTTCCGAGATCTCGGCGCGGATGCTCGAGATCGGGCACCACTTCGGCGGGGAATCGATCTTCTACTACGGCGGCGGCGGACAGGGCAATCACCTGGGCGGCGCCTACGCCCCGGCGACCATGGCCGCCTACGGCATGAAGTACCGCTCCAGCGCGCTCGCGCAGGAGAAGACCGGTGACTTCTGGGTGGGCGCGCGGATGACCGGCTACCCGATGCGCGCCGACGTCGAGCACGCCGAGGTGGCGTTCTTCATCGGCAAGAACCCCTACCAGTCCCACGGGTTCCCGCGGGCGCGGACCGTGCTCAAGGAGATCGCCAAGGATCCGGCCCGGTCGATGATCGTGCTCGATCCGGTGCGCACCGAGACCGCCGAGCTGGCCGACTTCCACCTGCAACTGCGGCCGGGCACCGACGTGTACCTGCTGACGGCCATGGCCGCGATCCTGGTGCGCGACGACCTCCTCGACGACGAGTGGCTCGCCGCCCACACCACCGGCCTGGACGCGGTGCTGCCGGTGCTGCGGGCGGTGCCGATCGAGAAGTACTGCGCCATCGCCGATGTCGACCCCGCACTGGTCACCGCCGCCACGCACCGCCTGGCCGCGGCCGAATCGGTGGCCGCGCTCGAGGACCTCGGCGTGCAGATGAACCGGTATTCGACAGTGGTCAGCTATGTCGAGAAACTGGTGTGGCTGCTCACCGGCAATGTCGGAAAGCCAGGCACCCAATACGCTTTCACCGGGTTGAGCAATCTCGGCCACGACCGAGGGCACCCCGCCGGTGAGGGCCCCAAGAGCCCGGTGGCCGGCGCGCAGATCGTCAGCGGGCTGGTGCCGTGCAACGTGATCAGCGAGGAGATCCTCACCGATCACCCCGCGCGCTACCGGGCCATGTTCGTCGAGAGCGCGAATCCCGCCCATTCCCTGGCGGATTCGGCCCGCATGCGCGAGGCCCTGCGGGCGCTGGAACTGGTGGTGGTCATCGACGTCGCGATGACCGAGACCGCGCGGCTGGCCGACTACGTGTTGCCCGCGCCGACCCAGTTCGAGAAGTACGAGGCCACCTTCTTCAACTTCGACTTCCCGCGCAATATCTTCCACCTGCGCCACCCGGTGCTGCCCGCACCCGAGGGCGTGCTCCCCGAACCCGAGATCCACGCCCGCCTGGTCGAGGCCGCGGGCGTGCTGAGCGAAGCGGACTACGCGCCGCTGCGGGCCGCGCTCGCGCAGGGCCGCGAGGCGTTCGCCATGGCGTTCCTGGGCGTTCTCGGGGACCCGGCGCGCTCGAAACTGGCTCCCGTGCTGCTGTATCGGACGCTGGGGGAGACCCTGCCCGACGGGGCCGCCTCGGCGGCGCTGCTGTGGGCCGCCGCCTACAACATGGTGCGCAAGTTCCCCGACAGTGTCGAACGCGCCGGGCACGGCACCGGATTGGCGGCCGGTGAGCGGCTGTTCGAGGCGATCCTCGAGGGCAAGCACGGCATCGTGATCTCCGAGGACGACTACGCCGAGACCTGGAACCGGGTGCGCGACAAGGTGATCCGGCTGGAAGTCCCGGAACTGCTGGAAGTGGTCGCGACCCTGCCCGAGCCCACCGCAGACGACAGCGCGGCCTGGCCGTTCATCCTCTCCGCCGGTGAGCGCCGGGCGTTCACGGCCAACACCATCTTCCGTGACCCGGCCTGGCGCAAGCGGGATGCGGCGGGCACGCTGCGGATCAGCGTGGGCGACGCCGAACGGCTCGGCTTGTCGGCGGGTGACCTGGTGCAGGTCACCACGCGTCGCGGCACCGCGCGGGTGCCCGTCGAACCCACCGACCGCATGCGCTCGGGTCACCTGTCGCTGCCCAACGGTTTCGGCCTCTCGGTGGCCGACGCCGACGGCACGCCGGTCACCACCGGCACCGCCCCGAACGAGCTGACCTCGTTCGAGGATCGCGACGAATGGGTCGGGACCCCCTGGCACAAATACGTCCCGGCCCGTCTGGATACCGTGACCACATGA
- a CDS encoding helix-turn-helix domain-containing protein, which produces MKRTSFANWPCTVARTVDLLGDWWTPLILREAFYGAKRFDDFESALGLSRNILTQRLTRLVEAGLLDKVPYQDRPVRHEYRLTTQGRDFFPVIAAMMAWGDRYLAPESGEPVLLHHTACDHDTHAEVVCAHCREPLRHEDIAARLGPGFPPRLRDAALATGRFTDAV; this is translated from the coding sequence ATGAAACGTACGAGTTTCGCGAACTGGCCGTGCACCGTCGCCCGCACCGTCGACCTGCTGGGCGACTGGTGGACGCCGCTGATCCTGCGCGAAGCTTTCTACGGCGCCAAGCGTTTCGACGATTTCGAATCCGCCCTCGGCCTCAGCCGCAATATCCTCACCCAGCGATTGACCCGGCTGGTGGAGGCGGGCCTGCTCGACAAGGTGCCCTACCAGGACCGCCCGGTACGCCACGAGTACCGGCTGACCACCCAGGGCCGCGATTTCTTCCCGGTGATCGCGGCCATGATGGCCTGGGGCGACCGCTACCTGGCCCCGGAATCCGGTGAACCGGTGCTGCTCCACCACACCGCCTGCGACCACGACACCCACGCCGAGGTCGTCTGCGCGCACTGCCGCGAGCCGCTGCGCCACGAGGACATCGCGGCCCGGCTGGGCCCGGGGTTCCCGCCGCGGCTGCGCGACGCGGCCCTGGCCACCGGCCGCTTCACCGATGCGGTCTGA
- a CDS encoding YaeQ family protein has protein sequence MALNATLHTFNVQLSDIDRGVYEELDLRVAQHPSETAEYMLTRVLAYCLEYEEGIAFSVGGVSSTDEPPVLVRDLTMRLTAWIDVGAPDAARIHRGSKAADRVVIYTHRDPVKVLAQLPAKRIHHAGEIRVYSFDPTFIEDAAAFLQRRNTVSVSISERHLYLDLNGNALSTDIEEHRLS, from the coding sequence ATGGCCCTGAACGCGACTCTCCATACCTTCAACGTGCAACTGTCCGACATCGATCGGGGGGTGTACGAGGAATTGGATCTGCGGGTCGCCCAGCATCCTTCAGAGACAGCCGAATACATGCTGACCCGGGTGCTGGCCTACTGCCTGGAATACGAGGAGGGCATCGCGTTCAGCGTCGGCGGCGTCTCCTCGACCGATGAGCCGCCGGTGCTGGTGCGCGATCTCACCATGCGGCTGACCGCGTGGATCGATGTGGGCGCCCCCGACGCGGCCCGGATCCATCGGGGCAGCAAGGCGGCCGACCGCGTGGTCATCTACACCCACCGGGATCCGGTCAAGGTGCTGGCGCAGCTGCCGGCCAAGCGCATCCACCACGCCGGCGAGATCCGCGTCTACTCGTTCGACCCCACCTTCATCGAGGACGCGGCCGCGTTCCTGCAGCGCCGCAACACCGTCTCGGTCTCGATCTCCGAGCGGCACCTCTATCTGGATCTGAACGGCAACGCCCTGTCGACCGACATCGAAGAACACCGCCTGTCCTGA
- a CDS encoding L,D-transpeptidase, whose protein sequence is MPASRRRLRIAAAATVLVAAASGCAQRHTESDEQPAYTGPADQVITVVSAAPTDTTATLTAWDRVGAHWVRAIGPLRADVGAQGIGAASESATRSPAGIWPLTEAFGIAADNGTRLPYRRVTTSDWWVSDTGSRYYNTHYRCAPGSCPFDESAGEDLGAAGPAYDHAVVIDYNRSPVVPAAGSAYFLHVGDGHPTAGCVAVPASDLDALMRWLDPARGPVIDITVR, encoded by the coding sequence ATGCCCGCATCCCGTCGGCGTCTCCGTATCGCGGCCGCGGCCACCGTCCTGGTCGCCGCGGCGAGCGGCTGTGCCCAGCGGCACACCGAATCCGACGAACAACCGGCCTATACCGGGCCCGCCGATCAGGTGATCACCGTCGTCTCCGCGGCGCCGACCGACACGACGGCCACGCTCACGGCCTGGGATCGCGTTGGGGCGCACTGGGTCCGGGCGATCGGCCCGCTGCGCGCTGATGTCGGCGCGCAGGGCATCGGCGCCGCCAGCGAATCGGCGACCCGATCGCCCGCCGGAATCTGGCCGCTGACAGAGGCTTTCGGCATCGCCGCCGACAACGGCACCCGGCTGCCGTATCGGCGCGTGACCACCTCGGACTGGTGGGTGTCCGACACCGGGTCGCGCTACTACAACACGCATTACAGGTGCGCGCCCGGCAGCTGCCCGTTCGACGAGTCCGCGGGGGAGGATCTGGGGGCCGCCGGGCCGGCGTACGACCACGCGGTCGTCATCGACTACAACCGATCCCCGGTCGTCCCGGCCGCCGGATCGGCGTATTTCCTGCATGTCGGCGACGGACATCCCACCGCCGGGTGCGTCGCGGTTCCCGCTTCCGACCTGGACGCCCTCATGCGCTGGCTCGATCCGGCGCGCGGGCCAGTTATTGATATCACGGTACGATAA
- a CDS encoding response regulator transcription factor — translation MGASLMIVGDDYGVRGALRAAMEEEGYEVAEADAGEAALERLRSHGAPDAMVVDLLDGEMDVFTCIREVRRAHEVPIIVVSASTDTHDVVAALEAGADDFVTKPFEIKEISARMRALRRRPHLGGLPDEPVDAPLTEILLDADEAAPLVLSPEGGAVRRGEEPIPLTITEFRLLCELAANPGRVLTRAVLLERAWDEGFFGDERLVDVHVRRLRTKIETDPSDPRIVVTVRGLGYRLDMPR, via the coding sequence ATGGGTGCGAGCCTGATGATCGTGGGGGACGACTATGGGGTCCGTGGCGCCTTGCGGGCGGCGATGGAGGAGGAAGGGTACGAGGTCGCCGAGGCCGACGCGGGTGAGGCTGCGCTGGAACGGCTGCGCAGTCACGGCGCGCCGGACGCGATGGTGGTCGACCTGCTGGACGGCGAGATGGACGTCTTCACCTGTATTCGTGAGGTGCGCCGCGCCCACGAGGTGCCGATCATCGTGGTCAGCGCCAGCACCGACACCCACGACGTGGTCGCCGCGCTGGAAGCCGGCGCCGACGACTTCGTCACCAAGCCCTTCGAGATCAAGGAGATCAGCGCGCGCATGCGAGCGCTGCGGCGCCGCCCGCACCTGGGCGGACTGCCCGACGAGCCGGTGGACGCTCCACTCACAGAGATCCTGCTGGACGCCGACGAGGCTGCGCCGCTGGTGCTTTCGCCCGAGGGCGGCGCGGTGCGCCGGGGCGAGGAGCCGATTCCCTTGACCATCACCGAGTTTCGGCTGCTGTGCGAACTGGCGGCCAATCCGGGCCGTGTGCTCACCCGCGCCGTGCTGCTGGAAAGAGCCTGGGACGAGGGCTTCTTCGGCGACGAGCGACTGGTCGACGTGCACGTGCGGCGCTTGCGCACCAAGATCGAGACCGATCCCTCGGATCCGCGCATCGTGGTGACGGTGCGCGGGCTCGGCTACCGCCTCGATATGCCCCGATAG
- the ectA gene encoding diaminobutyrate acetyltransferase encodes MQIPISKFDAISEQTIQIREPELADGAHMWQIAENSRVLDTNSSYAYLLWCRDFPDTSMVAEIDGEVAGFVIGYTRPAWPNILFVWQVAVDRPHRGHGLGVNMLDALLERTAAQGITQLETTIAPDNPASVAMFAALARRGGAALTRTTLFSADQFPGGHQPEDLYRIAPVTTQEERR; translated from the coding sequence ATGCAGATCCCAATCAGCAAATTTGACGCGATATCCGAGCAAACCATCCAGATCCGGGAACCCGAGCTCGCCGACGGCGCGCACATGTGGCAGATCGCCGAGAACTCCCGGGTCCTCGACACCAACTCCAGCTACGCCTATCTGCTGTGGTGCCGGGATTTCCCCGACACCTCGATGGTCGCCGAAATCGACGGCGAGGTAGCCGGATTCGTCATCGGCTACACCCGGCCCGCCTGGCCGAACATCCTGTTCGTCTGGCAGGTGGCGGTGGACCGGCCGCACCGCGGGCACGGGCTGGGCGTGAACATGCTCGACGCGCTGCTGGAACGCACCGCGGCGCAGGGCATCACCCAACTCGAAACCACCATCGCACCCGACAATCCGGCGTCGGTGGCCATGTTCGCGGCCCTGGCCCGCCGGGGTGGCGCGGCCCTGACCCGCACCACCCTGTTCTCGGCGGACCAGTTCCCCGGCGGGCATCAGCCCGAGGACCTCTACCGCATCGCACCGGTCACCACTCAGGAGGAACGACGTTGA
- the ectB gene encoding diaminobutyrate--2-oxoglutarate transaminase → MTVFADLESNVRGYCRSWPTVFDTASGCWLRDETGREYLDFFAGAGALNYGHNNPVLKQSLLDYIAADGLTHGLDMSTVAKRELLESLRDRILRPRGLDYKVQFPGPTGANAVEAALKLARKVTGRTEILNFTNAFHGMTLGALSVTGNAAKRAGAGVPLQHATSMPFDGYLSGADDDSFEWMERVLDDASSGLDSPAAVIVETVQGEGGVNIARAEWLRKLAGLCSAREILLIVDDVQMGCGRTGPFFSFESAGITPDIVTLSKSIGGYGLPMALVLFKPELDQWKPGEHNGTFRGNNPAFVTARTALEHYWSDDALESATRAKGARIDRALTGMAAAFDGVTARGRGLVHGLVFDDASQAGKVCAAAFGRGLLVETSGAEDEVVKLLPPLTISENELDHGLELLAASLDAVGSGRGH, encoded by the coding sequence ATGACCGTTTTCGCGGACCTGGAATCGAATGTGCGCGGCTACTGCCGCTCCTGGCCGACCGTCTTCGACACCGCGTCGGGCTGCTGGCTGCGCGATGAGACCGGCCGCGAATACCTGGACTTCTTCGCCGGCGCGGGCGCGCTGAACTACGGGCACAACAATCCGGTGCTCAAGCAGTCGCTGCTCGACTACATCGCCGCCGACGGCCTCACCCACGGCCTGGACATGTCCACCGTGGCCAAGCGCGAACTGCTGGAATCGCTGCGGGACCGGATCCTGCGCCCGCGCGGCCTCGACTACAAGGTGCAGTTCCCCGGGCCCACCGGCGCGAACGCGGTGGAGGCGGCGCTCAAACTGGCCCGAAAGGTGACCGGCCGCACCGAAATCCTCAACTTCACCAACGCTTTTCACGGCATGACGCTGGGCGCACTCTCGGTCACCGGAAATGCCGCCAAGCGGGCGGGTGCGGGCGTGCCGTTGCAGCACGCCACCTCGATGCCGTTCGACGGCTATCTGTCCGGCGCGGACGACGACTCGTTCGAATGGATGGAGCGCGTCCTCGACGACGCCTCCTCCGGCCTGGACAGCCCCGCCGCGGTGATCGTCGAAACCGTGCAGGGCGAGGGCGGAGTCAATATCGCGCGCGCCGAATGGCTGCGCAAGCTGGCCGGATTGTGTTCCGCCCGTGAGATTCTGCTGATCGTCGACGACGTGCAGATGGGCTGCGGCCGTACCGGCCCGTTCTTCTCCTTCGAAAGCGCCGGCATCACCCCGGATATCGTCACCCTCTCCAAGTCCATCGGCGGCTACGGCCTGCCCATGGCGCTGGTGCTGTTCAAACCCGAACTGGACCAATGGAAGCCGGGCGAGCACAACGGCACCTTCCGCGGCAACAATCCGGCCTTCGTGACCGCGCGCACCGCCCTCGAGCACTACTGGTCCGACGACGCCCTGGAGTCCGCCACCCGCGCCAAGGGCGCACGCATCGATCGCGCCCTGACCGGCATGGCCGCGGCCTTCGACGGCGTGACCGCGCGCGGCCGCGGCCTGGTGCACGGCTTGGTGTTCGACGACGCCTCCCAGGCGGGCAAGGTGTGCGCCGCCGCCTTCGGGCGCGGACTGCTGGTCGAGACCTCCGGTGCCGAGGACGAGGTGGTGAAACTGCTTCCGCCGCTGACCATCTCCGAGAACGAGCTCGATCACGGTCTGGAACTGCTGGCCGCGTCCCTGGATGCCGTCGGCAGCGGACGGGGGCACTGA
- a CDS encoding ectoine synthase — protein sequence MIVRTTAEITGTERDVAGPGWRSKRIVLGGDGVGFSFHETTIEAGTLHEFHYQHHIEAVWLVEGEGTLVDLDHGVSYELVPGSMYLLDGHERHRLFARTGMRMLCVFNPPVTGQEVHDENGVYPLVAVAEESFE from the coding sequence ATGATCGTGCGCACCACTGCCGAGATCACCGGCACCGAACGCGATGTCGCGGGCCCGGGCTGGCGCAGCAAGCGCATCGTGCTCGGTGGCGACGGGGTCGGCTTCTCGTTCCACGAGACCACCATCGAAGCCGGGACCCTGCACGAATTCCACTATCAGCACCACATCGAGGCCGTCTGGCTGGTCGAGGGCGAGGGCACCCTGGTCGATCTCGACCACGGCGTCAGCTACGAGCTGGTCCCCGGCTCGATGTATCTGCTCGACGGCCACGAACGCCACCGTCTGTTCGCCCGTACCGGCATGCGGATGCTGTGCGTGTTCAATCCGCCGGTGACCGGGCAGGAGGTCCACGACGAGAACGGCGTCTACCCGCTGGTGGCCGTCGCCGAGGAGAGTTTCGAATGA